Proteins encoded by one window of Vigna radiata var. radiata cultivar VC1973A chromosome 5, Vradiata_ver6, whole genome shotgun sequence:
- the LOC106760769 gene encoding PLASMODESMATA CALLOSE-BINDING PROTEIN 3 produces the protein MGVGSCRHVLFSLFLLFSLGLGKAIRLREEENQEISYEFGTKLDAVPVVNPTTPGTANPYPTLNPTTPQAPGTIGQTPLTPTTPYMTPINPYANPTTPKTSPTNPTMVPPSPITTTTPTTPTTPATASAGGQWCVASQSAAESTLKVALDYACGYGADCSAIQPGAGCYNPNTLKDHASYAFNDYYQKNPASTSCAFGGTAVLTNKDPSNGNCRYTSSKTPIMSPPTPTYVSPPTPPSTMTPTTPSTMNPTTPSTMTPTTPGIMTPTAPGMTTIPGGASVYGSGPTGSPNIATSVSHSELLLFTLFGLWASLHVQNYT, from the exons ATGGGAGTTGGAAGTTGCCGCCATGTGTTGTTCTCTTTGTTTCTTCTCTTCAGTTTAG GTCTAGGTAAAGCCATAAGAttaagagaggaagaaaacCAAGAAATCTCATATGAATTTGGTACCAAGTTGGATGCAGTTCCTGTAGTCAACCCTACAACTCCAGGCACAGCAAATCCATATCCTACACTAAACCCAACAACTCCTCAAGCACCTGGCACAATAGGACAAACCCCATTAACTCCTACAACCCCATACATGACTCCCATAAACCCATACGCAAACCCCACAACCCCAAAAACAAGTCCTACAAATCCAACTATGGTCCCACCTAGCCCTATTACAACCACTACTCCCACAACCCCAACCACTCCTGCTACTGCATCAGCAGGTGGTCAGTGGTGTGTTGCCAGCCAATCAGCTGCAGAGAGCACTCTGAAGGTGGCTCTTGACTATGCTTGTGGCTATGGTGCAGACTGTTCAGCAATTCAACCTGGAGCAGGTTGCTACAATCCAAATACTCTGAAAGACCATGCTTCTTATGCATTTAATGACTACTACCAGAAGAATCCAGCTTCTACAAGCTGTGCATTCGGAGGAACTGCTGTACTTACAAACAAGGATCCCA GTAATGGGAACTGCCGCTATACATCATCCAAAACACCCAT CATGAGTCCACCAACACCAACTTATGTAAGCCCCCCAACTCCACCAAGCACTATGACTCCAACTACCCCAAGTACCATGAATCCAACTACCCCAAGTACCATGACTCCAACTACACCAGGTATTATGACACCAACTGCACCAGGTATGACAACAATTCCTGGTGGAGCATCAGTGTATGGTTCGGGACCAACAGGAAGCCCCAATATAGCCACATCTGTTTCACACTCTGAATTGCTGTTATTTACCTTATTTGGCTTGTGGGCTTCACTTCATGTACAAAACTACACCTAG